A region from the Candidatus Thiothrix putei genome encodes:
- a CDS encoding heavy metal translocating P-type ATPase, whose protein sequence is MTETALQVAPGDCFHCGQPIPPGSHYFVRIDHQPREMCCTGCQAVATAIVENNLTDYYRFRTEISDRPDDLVPEALRQLQVYDAPELQKSFVRETGTNIREASLILEGIVCAACVWLNEHHVKQLDGVLDFRINYSTHRATLKWDNERLHLSQVLQAISEIGYHAHPFDPGRLESLQKKEKSAALRRIAIAGLGMMQVMMIAVAMYIGAVSDMDTGMRDFLRWISLVMTTPVVFYSARVFFSSAWRDLRRGRFGMDVPVSLAIAIAFTASVWATFTGGGEVYFDSVTMFTFFLLTGRYLEMAARHKSGQVAEELVRLMPATATRLRDGEQEVIPVSQLELGDQVLIKPGEVVPADGVVTDGTSSTNESLLTGESLPCHKQCGDALVGGTVNMESPLTMRVDKVGDSTVLAAIIRLLERAQAEKPELARLAEKVASRFVPLILVTALAVFAWWYQHQPTEAFWIALSVLVITCPCAFSLATPAALTAATGLLTSKGVLTTRGHALETLARINHIIFDKTGTLTHGHLEVVDVQTLGADSTAVCQQLAAGLEMASEHPVAHAIVRLSDSPASVVDLTAESGRGVKGVYAGKHYRIGTHAFVEELTGCQLPEKVSAAGERSQIFLGSDAGWLAVFSLADQLRAEAAQMVAELQAMGVTVTLLSGDSPNVVAAVAQQLGIAHAHGGQLPDAKLAYLRDLQAQGAVVAMVGDGVNDAPVLAGAPVSIAMGSGSQLAQASADMVLLSENLRQLPFAVRTARRMQTIIKQNFLWTIAYNLVAIPLAATGMIAPWMAAIGMSASSLVVVLNSLRLKNE, encoded by the coding sequence ATGACTGAAACTGCCTTGCAGGTCGCACCCGGCGATTGTTTCCATTGTGGGCAGCCGATTCCCCCCGGATCGCATTATTTTGTCCGCATTGACCACCAGCCGCGTGAGATGTGCTGCACGGGCTGTCAGGCAGTGGCGACGGCAATTGTCGAAAATAACCTCACTGATTATTACCGTTTCCGTACCGAAATCAGCGATAGACCTGATGATTTAGTGCCAGAAGCGCTGCGTCAGTTACAAGTGTACGATGCCCCTGAATTGCAGAAATCCTTTGTGCGTGAGACGGGTACAAATATCCGCGAAGCCTCGCTAATTCTGGAAGGCATTGTCTGTGCTGCTTGTGTTTGGCTCAATGAGCATCACGTCAAGCAACTCGATGGGGTGCTGGATTTCCGCATCAACTATTCCACCCACCGCGCTACCTTGAAATGGGATAATGAACGCTTGCATTTGAGCCAAGTGTTGCAAGCTATTTCCGAAATCGGTTATCACGCCCACCCCTTTGATCCCGGTCGGCTTGAATCCCTGCAAAAAAAAGAAAAATCCGCTGCGTTGCGCCGCATTGCGATCGCGGGTTTGGGCATGATGCAGGTGATGATGATTGCGGTGGCCATGTATATCGGTGCGGTATCGGATATGGATACCGGAATGCGCGATTTTTTGCGCTGGATTAGTCTGGTGATGACCACGCCTGTGGTGTTTTATTCTGCAAGGGTGTTTTTCAGCTCGGCTTGGCGTGATTTGCGGCGCGGGCGCTTTGGCATGGATGTGCCAGTATCATTGGCAATCGCGATTGCGTTTACTGCCAGTGTTTGGGCAACATTCACGGGGGGCGGCGAGGTCTATTTTGACTCGGTGACGATGTTCACGTTTTTTCTGCTGACCGGTCGCTATTTGGAAATGGCAGCGCGGCATAAATCCGGTCAGGTGGCGGAGGAATTGGTACGCTTAATGCCTGCCACGGCAACGCGTTTGCGTGATGGCGAACAGGAAGTGATTCCGGTCAGTCAGCTTGAACTGGGTGATCAGGTGTTGATCAAACCGGGCGAGGTCGTACCAGCGGATGGTGTCGTTACCGATGGTACGAGTAGCACCAATGAATCGTTACTGACGGGTGAAAGTTTGCCTTGCCACAAACAATGTGGCGATGCGTTGGTCGGCGGTACGGTGAATATGGAAAGCCCGTTGACGATGCGCGTCGATAAAGTCGGCGACAGTACCGTGCTGGCGGCCATCATCCGTTTACTGGAACGGGCGCAAGCCGAAAAACCGGAATTGGCACGCTTGGCGGAAAAAGTGGCTTCGCGCTTTGTGCCGCTGATTTTAGTGACAGCTTTGGCAGTGTTTGCTTGGTGGTATCAACACCAACCCACGGAAGCGTTTTGGATTGCGTTGTCTGTATTGGTGATTACTTGCCCGTGTGCTTTCTCCTTGGCAACGCCAGCCGCTTTGACTGCTGCCACAGGTTTACTCACGTCTAAAGGTGTGTTGACGACCCGTGGTCATGCTTTGGAAACTTTGGCGCGAATCAATCACATTATTTTTGATAAAACCGGCACGCTTACGCACGGGCATTTGGAAGTGGTTGACGTGCAAACCTTGGGCGCTGATTCAACCGCCGTATGCCAGCAACTAGCGGCTGGGCTGGAAATGGCTTCAGAACACCCGGTTGCTCACGCGATTGTACGTCTGAGTGATAGCCCTGCCAGTGTCGTTGATCTGACGGCAGAATCTGGGCGCGGCGTGAAAGGCGTGTATGCAGGCAAGCATTACCGTATTGGTACGCACGCATTTGTCGAAGAATTGACGGGCTGTCAATTGCCTGAGAAAGTGTCAGCCGCTGGTGAGCGTTCACAAATTTTTCTCGGCTCAGACGCTGGCTGGTTAGCGGTGTTTAGCCTTGCGGATCAGTTACGCGCTGAAGCGGCACAAATGGTGGCAGAGTTGCAAGCCATGGGGGTCACAGTGACCTTACTCAGTGGTGATTCCCCGAACGTTGTGGCAGCGGTTGCGCAGCAATTGGGTATTGCTCATGCACACGGTGGTCAATTGCCAGATGCCAAGTTAGCGTATTTGCGTGATTTGCAAGCTCAAGGCGCGGTAGTGGCAATGGTCGGCGATGGGGTGAATGATGCCCCTGTGTTGGCGGGTGCACCCGTGTCGATTGCGATGGGCAGTGGCTCACAATTGGCGCAAGCCAGTGCCGATATGGTGTTATTGTCAGAAAATTTGCGGCAGCTACCGTTTGCTGTGCGTACTGCGCGGCGGATGCAAACCATCATAAAACAGAACTTTTTATGGACGATTGCCTATAATCTGGTGGCGATTCCTTTGGCGGCGACCGGCATGATTGCGCCATGGATGGCAGCAATTGGCATGTCAGCAAGTTCTTTAGTGGTGGTGCTTAATTCATTACGCCTGAAAAATGAGTAA
- the ccoG gene encoding cytochrome c oxidase accessory protein CcoG, protein MSIEQAIQPKASLQPRSVEGRFRNIKTGILLLGYAVFFLLPWIRWERAVGPDQAILFDIPGRRYYMFDLVMHAQDIFWLTALLFLAAVLLFFVTTLFGRVFCGYFCFQTLWTDAFRWIERWVQGDRVARLRLDKQPWNAEKIRKVGLTHALWLLLAMWTGLSFGLYWGDAFELTAGFFTGTAPSALYGTVIILMTTTYLTAGWAKEYVCLHMCPYSRFQSVMFDQDTMIVSYDMNRGEGTTGRAKPVKELRDQAFRQEKGHGDCVDCGLCVQVCPTGIDIRNGLQIGCIHCALCIDACDGIMDKQGWKRGLIRYTSEHGLEGKKTKILKLRTVGYGLATLLATIYLVWSIVSSKQLEVTAVQIRSPLYVTLSDGRIQNSYEVKINNKTMEAARYTLAIEGLPNAEMELQINDLSVKPDSTLRVLAKVRYTMQPGEAGKNHDFQFRLTPLEGKVVEPVIIPSHFMTP, encoded by the coding sequence ATGAGTATTGAACAAGCCATCCAGCCTAAAGCCTCTCTTCAACCGCGTTCGGTAGAAGGGCGTTTTCGTAACATTAAAACCGGCATTTTGTTGCTGGGCTATGCGGTGTTTTTTTTATTGCCTTGGATTCGCTGGGAACGTGCCGTGGGGCCTGATCAGGCGATCTTGTTTGATATTCCTGGGCGGCGTTATTACATGTTCGACTTGGTGATGCACGCGCAGGATATTTTCTGGCTGACGGCGTTGTTATTCCTTGCAGCGGTATTGTTATTCTTTGTGACCACGCTGTTTGGGCGGGTGTTCTGCGGGTATTTCTGTTTCCAAACTTTGTGGACGGACGCATTCCGCTGGATTGAGCGCTGGGTGCAAGGCGACCGGGTAGCACGGTTGCGTTTGGATAAGCAGCCGTGGAATGCGGAAAAGATTCGCAAGGTCGGTCTGACTCATGCCTTGTGGCTGTTGTTGGCGATGTGGACAGGGTTGAGTTTTGGCCTGTACTGGGGAGATGCGTTTGAACTGACGGCTGGCTTTTTTACCGGCACAGCGCCCTCGGCACTATACGGCACCGTCATTATTTTGATGACCACCACTTACCTGACGGCGGGTTGGGCGAAGGAATATGTGTGCTTGCACATGTGTCCTTACTCACGTTTCCAAAGCGTTATGTTTGACCAAGATACCATGATTGTGTCGTATGATATGAATCGGGGTGAAGGTACTACTGGGCGTGCTAAGCCGGTGAAAGAGTTGCGCGATCAGGCGTTCCGTCAGGAGAAAGGTCATGGTGACTGCGTGGACTGTGGTTTGTGTGTGCAAGTTTGCCCCACCGGTATCGACATTCGTAACGGTTTGCAAATCGGTTGTATTCACTGTGCGCTGTGTATTGATGCCTGCGACGGCATTATGGATAAGCAGGGCTGGAAACGTGGTTTGATCCGTTACACCTCTGAACACGGTTTGGAAGGTAAGAAAACTAAAATACTCAAATTGCGCACAGTGGGGTACGGTTTGGCGACGTTGCTGGCAACGATTTATCTGGTGTGGAGCATTGTCAGCAGCAAACAACTGGAAGTGACCGCTGTTCAAATCCGTAGTCCCTTGTACGTTACCTTGTCAGATGGGCGTATTCAAAACAGCTACGAAGTCAAAATTAACAACAAAACCATGGAGGCAGCGCGTTATACCTTGGCAATCGAGGGGCTGCCTAATGCTGAAATGGAATTACAGATCAATGATTTGAGCGTGAAACCGGATTCAACACTGCGCGTCTTGGCAAAAGTCCGCTATACTATGCAGCCTGGTGAGGCAGGCAAAAATCACGACTTCCAGTTCAGGCTCACGCCTTTGGAAGGTAAGGTGGTAGAGCCGGTCATCATCCCTTCACACTTTATGACTCCGTAA
- a CDS encoding MFS transporter, producing MNLSVTTRQRWAWAFYDWANSAFITTVMVAFFPIFFRQYWAKGLPSEDITLHLGTANAMASLSIMLLAPFLGTVADQGGIKKPMMAGFVTLGVCATLGLTLVGESQWQWAMFAFVLAVVGFLGANIFYDSLLVDVAEEKDFNRVSALGYGLGYLGGGLLFALCVLLTLKPEWFGLEDKVAAVRWAFGVTALWWAVFSVPLWWWVRERVPVQAVRPPLFTLLRQSVRQLVATFRHIRQLRVVWLFLLAYWFYIDGVDTVILMSVDYGKAIGFADDGLITALLITQFIAFPAALAFGWVGNRIGAKRGILLGLAGYVVITVMASQMTNAHEFYWLAGVVGLVQGGVQALSRSLYASLIPVEQAAEFFGFYNMLGKFAAIIGPLLVAWVGALTNSPRSGLLAVLLLFGLGAWLLWKVPRR from the coding sequence ATGAATTTGAGCGTAACCACTCGCCAACGTTGGGCTTGGGCATTTTATGATTGGGCTAACTCGGCTTTTATTACCACGGTAATGGTGGCGTTCTTCCCGATTTTCTTTCGTCAGTATTGGGCGAAGGGGCTACCGTCAGAAGATATTACCTTGCATTTAGGCACGGCGAACGCCATGGCTAGTCTTTCCATTATGTTGCTGGCGCCATTTCTGGGGACAGTTGCGGATCAGGGGGGGATCAAAAAGCCTATGATGGCAGGGTTCGTTACCTTGGGGGTATGCGCGACGTTGGGATTGACGCTGGTAGGTGAAAGCCAGTGGCAATGGGCGATGTTTGCCTTTGTATTAGCCGTGGTGGGATTTTTAGGGGCGAATATTTTTTACGATTCGTTGCTCGTGGACGTGGCTGAGGAAAAGGATTTTAACCGGGTATCTGCACTGGGTTACGGTTTGGGGTATTTGGGCGGAGGGTTGTTGTTTGCTTTATGTGTTTTGCTGACCTTAAAGCCGGAGTGGTTTGGGTTGGAAGATAAAGTAGCTGCTGTGCGTTGGGCCTTTGGGGTGACAGCATTGTGGTGGGCAGTATTTTCGGTGCCTCTCTGGTGGTGGGTACGGGAACGTGTGCCTGTGCAAGCTGTGCGTCCGCCCTTGTTCACCTTGTTGCGTCAATCGGTGCGACAGTTAGTGGCAACCTTTCGGCATATTCGTCAGTTGCGTGTGGTTTGGCTATTTTTGTTGGCGTATTGGTTTTACATCGACGGCGTGGATACCGTGATTCTGATGTCGGTGGATTATGGCAAAGCGATTGGTTTTGCAGATGATGGTTTGATTACGGCTTTGTTGATTACGCAATTTATCGCGTTTCCTGCGGCCTTAGCCTTTGGTTGGGTGGGCAACAGAATAGGTGCTAAGCGTGGGATTTTGTTGGGGCTAGCAGGCTATGTGGTGATTACCGTGATGGCATCACAGATGACGAATGCTCATGAGTTTTATTGGCTGGCAGGCGTGGTGGGCTTGGTACAAGGTGGAGTGCAGGCATTGAGTCGCTCCTTGTATGCGAGTTTGATTCCTGTTGAACAAGCAGCAGAGTTTTTTGGTTTTTATAATATGCTGGGGAAATTTGCGGCCATTATAGGGCCATTATTGGTTGCATGGGTCGGGGCTTTGACGAATTCGCCCCGTTCAGGCTTACTGGCGGTGCTACTGTTGTTTGGTCTGGGGGCTTGGCTATTATGGAAAGTGCCGCGCCGTTAG
- a CDS encoding selenium metabolism-associated LysR family transcriptional regulator, whose translation MADRRLQVFHAVARLLSFTKAAEVLHMTQPAVTFQIRQLEDQFDTRLFDRTHNRVSLTEAGKITFEYSERIFEQYSEMENAIREMTNDISGSLTIGASTTISEYMLPSLLGEFNSKNPDVRLRLRVSNTEGIVSMVENNVIDLGVVEGMVNNKNLLVEVCRQDELVLIVPPTHALASKAAVKLKDVLEYPFICREEGSGTREVVLDYLYALGMDKHAMNACLELGSPEAVKGAVEAGMGVSIVSSASIGKELKLGSLVAIPLDPPLTRDFSFVRQRQKFKVRAMEELLEFARSYCENLKKQK comes from the coding sequence ATGGCTGATAGAAGATTACAAGTCTTTCATGCTGTTGCTCGGCTATTGAGCTTCACCAAGGCGGCAGAAGTGCTGCACATGACGCAACCGGCGGTCACATTTCAGATCCGTCAGTTGGAAGATCAGTTTGACACCCGTCTGTTTGACCGGACGCATAATCGCGTTTCCCTCACAGAAGCTGGGAAAATCACATTCGAGTACTCCGAGCGTATTTTCGAGCAATACAGCGAAATGGAAAATGCCATTCGTGAAATGACGAATGACATCAGTGGTTCATTGACCATCGGTGCGAGCACGACCATTTCTGAATACATGCTGCCGTCATTGTTGGGTGAGTTCAATTCCAAAAACCCGGATGTCAGATTGCGTCTGCGTGTTTCCAATACTGAGGGCATTGTTTCCATGGTGGAAAACAACGTCATTGACCTTGGTGTTGTCGAAGGTATGGTCAATAACAAAAACCTGTTGGTAGAAGTCTGCCGTCAGGATGAGTTGGTGCTGATCGTTCCGCCGACGCACGCACTGGCGAGCAAAGCAGCGGTTAAACTGAAAGATGTGTTGGAATACCCGTTCATCTGCCGTGAAGAAGGTTCAGGCACACGTGAAGTGGTTCTCGACTACCTGTATGCCTTAGGCATGGACAAACACGCGATGAATGCTTGTTTGGAACTGGGTAGCCCAGAAGCGGTAAAAGGTGCAGTTGAAGCAGGCATGGGTGTTTCCATTGTCTCTAGTGCTAGCATCGGTAAAGAACTGAAACTCGGTTCACTGGTTGCTATCCCGCTTGATCCGCCACTGACTCGTGACTTCTCTTTTGTGCGCCAGCGTCAAAAGTTCAAAGTCCGTGCGATGGAAGAGCTGCTGGAGTTTGCACGCAGTTATTGCGAAAACCTCAAAAAGCAGAAATAA
- the serS gene encoding serine--tRNA ligase, whose amino-acid sequence MLDPKRLRTELDEITAQLARRGFKLDVDTIRAVEERRKALQVETQNLQNARNSRSKAIGQAKAKGEDIQPLLAEVADMGDTLKEKEQQLACLQTELDAIVTGIPNVLDASVPDGKDENANVEIRRWGEPTAFDFEPKDHVDLGLPNGWMDFDAGAKLTGSRFVVMRGAMARMHRALIQFMLDTHTQEHGYTEAYVPYMVNADSLYGTGQLPKFAEDLFKLEGDQGYYLIPTAEVPVTNLARDTIIDASELPVKYACHTPCFRSEAGSYGKDTRGLIRQHQFEKVEMVQLVRPEDSTQALESLTGHAEAILQKLGLPYRVIVLCAGDTGFSSMKTYDLEVWLPGQQKYREISSCSTFGDFQARRMMARYRNPETGKPELLHTLNGSGLAVGRTLVAVLENYQQADGSIRIPAVLRPYMGNAEYL is encoded by the coding sequence ATGCTGGACCCAAAACGTTTAAGAACCGAACTGGATGAAATCACCGCGCAATTGGCGCGACGTGGTTTCAAGCTGGATGTTGATACCATTCGTGCGGTTGAGGAGCGTCGTAAAGCCTTACAGGTCGAAACCCAAAACTTACAAAATGCACGCAATTCTCGTTCTAAAGCCATCGGTCAGGCCAAAGCCAAGGGCGAAGACATTCAGCCGTTGCTGGCAGAAGTGGCTGATATGGGGGATACCCTGAAAGAAAAAGAGCAGCAGCTCGCCTGTTTGCAAACCGAATTGGATGCAATCGTGACTGGCATTCCCAATGTGTTGGATGCGTCTGTGCCAGATGGTAAGGATGAAAATGCTAACGTTGAAATCCGTCGCTGGGGTGAGCCGACGGCTTTCGATTTTGAACCTAAAGATCACGTTGATCTCGGTCTGCCCAATGGTTGGATGGATTTTGACGCAGGTGCAAAACTCACCGGCTCCCGCTTTGTGGTGATGCGTGGTGCAATGGCGCGAATGCATCGGGCATTGATCCAATTCATGCTGGATACGCATACCCAAGAGCACGGTTACACCGAGGCGTATGTGCCGTATATGGTGAATGCTGACAGTTTGTACGGCACGGGGCAGTTACCTAAGTTTGCTGAAGATTTATTTAAGTTGGAGGGTGATCAGGGGTATTACCTAATTCCGACGGCTGAAGTGCCTGTAACCAATCTGGCACGGGATACCATTATTGATGCGTCTGAATTGCCAGTGAAATACGCTTGCCATACGCCGTGCTTCCGTTCTGAGGCGGGGTCTTATGGCAAGGATACCCGTGGTTTGATCCGCCAGCATCAGTTTGAAAAAGTGGAAATGGTGCAATTGGTGCGCCCAGAAGATTCCACGCAAGCGCTGGAAAGTCTGACGGGTCATGCCGAAGCGATTCTGCAAAAGTTGGGGCTGCCGTACCGGGTGATTGTGTTGTGTGCAGGCGATACCGGCTTTTCCTCGATGAAAACCTATGATCTTGAAGTGTGGTTGCCGGGGCAACAAAAATACCGTGAGATTTCATCGTGTTCCACATTTGGGGATTTTCAAGCGCGGCGTATGATGGCGCGTTACCGTAACCCTGAAACCGGCAAACCTGAATTGCTGCATACGTTGAATGGTTCAGGGCTTGCCGTAGGGCGCACCTTGGTTGCTGTGTTGGAGAATTATCAGCAAGCCGATGGCAGTATCCGTATCCCTGCCGTCCTACGTCCTTACATGGGTAACGCTGAGTACCTCTGA
- a CDS encoding FixH family protein gives MENQNIAFTLGVGVLASLALFVLFYKVLKRPGKLASLLTFLVVLAVYVPLAVLYWASLDVFAIHFAFFTMAAVLPGIIVGNRRGSDTDGGRLHWGPGIIIGFFMILVIVDSTIITLANSGASADFIRKFLPEPRRESAQNVTSAFPGTVSNDYQKKYDLYNNYIGQLKTQQERGWQVADGWLEKPQPNKVSMFRIHVTDKAGQAVTSGNVQVSFLRPSNKAMDITLDLPEAAPGFYGQPIALPAPGAWNMVMTIRRGDEVHEVKGETWVGDQP, from the coding sequence ATGGAAAATCAAAACATAGCATTCACACTAGGGGTAGGCGTACTGGCTTCGCTTGCCCTATTTGTGTTGTTTTACAAAGTCTTGAAACGCCCCGGTAAACTGGCTTCGTTACTGACCTTTTTGGTGGTATTGGCGGTTTACGTACCATTAGCCGTGTTGTATTGGGCAAGTTTGGATGTGTTCGCCATCCACTTTGCCTTTTTCACCATGGCGGCGGTATTGCCGGGTATTATTGTTGGCAATCGGCGTGGCTCAGATACCGATGGTGGCAGGTTGCATTGGGGGCCGGGGATTATCATTGGCTTTTTCATGATCCTCGTGATTGTGGATTCCACGATTATTACCTTGGCAAACAGTGGTGCAAGTGCTGACTTTATCCGCAAGTTTTTGCCGGAACCGCGCCGTGAAAGTGCACAAAATGTCACCTCGGCTTTTCCTGGTACTGTATCCAACGACTACCAGAAAAAATATGACTTGTATAACAACTACATTGGTCAGTTGAAAACGCAGCAGGAACGCGGTTGGCAGGTTGCTGATGGTTGGTTGGAAAAGCCGCAGCCGAACAAGGTCAGCATGTTCCGTATCCACGTGACCGATAAAGCAGGTCAAGCGGTTACCAGTGGAAATGTACAAGTATCATTTCTACGACCTTCCAATAAAGCGATGGATATAACGTTGGACTTGCCGGAAGCAGCGCCCGGTTTCTATGGTCAGCCGATTGCTTTGCCTGCACCGGGGGCTTGGAATATGGTCATGACCATCAGACGTGGCGATGAAGTTCATGAGGTTAAAGGTGAAACGTGGGTCGGCGACCAACCGTGA
- a CDS encoding CidA/LrgA family protein: protein MSPNFLNGITLLLVYQLVGEVSTRLLNWPVPGPVLGMLLLFITLLLSDGLASVVEPASSALLSHLSLLFVPAGVGVMVHVGRIGSAWLPISMALIFGTLITMAVTAWVMVGMQRLLGRKSTHDA, encoded by the coding sequence ATGTCCCCGAATTTTCTTAACGGCATCACGTTGTTGTTGGTTTATCAATTAGTGGGCGAAGTCAGCACGCGCTTGCTGAATTGGCCTGTACCAGGGCCAGTATTGGGTATGCTGTTATTATTCATCACTTTATTGCTGAGCGATGGCTTGGCGTCTGTAGTGGAGCCTGCCTCCAGTGCCTTGCTGAGCCATTTGTCGTTGCTGTTTGTGCCTGCTGGTGTAGGGGTGATGGTGCATGTTGGGCGTATCGGCTCGGCATGGTTGCCGATCAGTATGGCATTGATTTTCGGTACACTCATCACAATGGCAGTGACGGCTTGGGTGATGGTGGGAATGCAACGCTTGTTGGGGAGGAAGTCTACACATGATGCCTGA
- a CDS encoding LrgB family protein produces the protein MMPDTNLEQVWVYLSASPLFGLTMTLIAYGIAYRVYVWSKANPLLNPVVTAVILLIALLVLTDTPYQDYFEGGQFVHFLLGPATVALAIPLYRQLGKLKMLWLPVLVALLVGVTVGGVSAVGIAWLLGADTPILLSLAPKSVTAPVAMGIAERIGGIPSLTAVLVVMTGVIGAVLGTKLFDVLRIRDCSARGIAMGVAAHGIGTARAFQVSTEMGAFAGLAMALSALLASVILPWLLGWMR, from the coding sequence ATGATGCCTGATACAAATCTGGAACAAGTTTGGGTTTACCTGTCTGCCTCGCCGTTGTTTGGTTTGACCATGACCTTAATTGCCTACGGCATCGCTTACCGGGTGTATGTATGGAGTAAAGCGAATCCCTTGCTGAATCCGGTGGTAACGGCGGTGATTTTACTCATTGCCTTGTTAGTACTGACGGATACGCCGTATCAGGATTATTTCGAAGGCGGGCAATTTGTGCATTTTTTACTAGGGCCTGCGACAGTGGCATTGGCTATTCCGCTGTATCGGCAATTGGGTAAGTTGAAAATGCTGTGGTTGCCGGTGTTAGTGGCTTTGTTGGTTGGCGTGACAGTGGGCGGTGTTAGTGCCGTGGGGATCGCATGGTTATTAGGGGCAGATACGCCAATTTTACTATCGCTTGCTCCAAAGTCGGTCACAGCGCCTGTGGCTATGGGGATTGCGGAGCGCATCGGCGGTATTCCGTCACTCACTGCGGTGTTGGTTGTGATGACGGGGGTTATTGGCGCGGTGTTGGGGACGAAATTGTTCGATGTGTTACGTATTCGGGATTGCAGTGCGCGTGGGATTGCGATGGGCGTAGCGGCACACGGTATTGGTACGGCACGTGCGTTTCAAGTGAGTACGGAAATGGGCGCTTTTGCGGGGTTGGCAATGGCATTGTCCGCATTGCTGGCGTCAGTCATTTTGCCGTGGTTGTTAGGGTGGATGAGGTAA
- the trxC gene encoding thioredoxin TrxC: MSNLLNLVCPACSVTNRIPAERLGEHAKCGKCGSALFNGHPTELTAANFAKHISRNDIPVLVDFWAPWCGPCRMMAPAFEQAAGQLEPQVRFTKLNTEDHQMVGAHYNIRSIPTMVLFRGGQEIARQSGAMGAADIERWVRSQL, from the coding sequence ATGAGTAACCTATTGAATTTAGTATGCCCTGCGTGCAGTGTCACCAATCGCATTCCAGCAGAGCGCCTTGGCGAACACGCTAAATGTGGTAAGTGTGGCAGCGCTTTGTTTAACGGACACCCGACTGAGCTAACCGCTGCCAATTTCGCCAAGCACATCAGCCGCAATGATATTCCGGTGTTGGTAGACTTTTGGGCACCCTGGTGTGGGCCATGCCGGATGATGGCTCCAGCTTTTGAACAAGCGGCTGGGCAACTAGAGCCGCAAGTGCGTTTCACCAAATTGAATACCGAAGATCATCAGATGGTGGGAGCGCATTACAATATTCGTAGCATTCCTACGATGGTGTTGTTCCGGGGCGGGCAAGAAATTGCGCGTCAGTCTGGTGCAATGGGGGCGGCGGATATTGAGCGTTGGGTGCGTAGCCAGCTTTAA
- the ccoS gene encoding cbb3-type cytochrome oxidase assembly protein CcoS: MEALYLLIPIALGVMVVVVVAFIYTVKSGQYDDLEGPAHRILMDDDDPRIPGNQSATPVKTDDKIKEKNP, from the coding sequence ATGGAAGCTTTATACCTACTGATTCCGATTGCACTCGGCGTAATGGTTGTGGTCGTCGTCGCCTTCATTTACACCGTTAAGAGTGGGCAGTATGACGATCTTGAAGGGCCTGCGCATCGTATTTTAATGGATGATGATGACCCACGGATTCCGGGTAATCAGTCTGCTACCCCTGTAAAGACTGACGATAAGATCAAGGAAAAAAATCCTTAG